Genomic segment of Bacteroidales bacterium:
GCCTAAAGTGGATGAAGAGCGGGAACCGATAACCGATATCTTTGATGAAAAGGATGAGATCGTTGTTATTGCCGAAATGCCGGGAATAGAGGAAAGTGACCTTGAAATCGACCTGAAGGAAGATATCCTTGAAATTTCGGCTGTAAGCAAAAACAGAACATACCGAAAAGAATTGCTACTCCCGGCTAAGGTAATCAAATCAAATCTAATGCACAAATTCACCAATGGCATCCTTGAGATCAGGATAAAAAAATAAATGTCATGGCACTTGCTGGCTTAGAAAACAACGACCTTAAACTCATCATTTTCGGCGGGAAAGGTGGTGTTGGAAAAACTAGTTGTGCCATTGCCACAGCACTGGCGTTGTCTGAAAATTTCAAAACGCTGCTCATCTCCACCGATCCTGCCCATTCCGTGTCGGATTGCCTCGAACAGCAGATTGGCTTTAAAGTTCAGGAAGTTGCCGGCCATAAAAACTTAGCCGCAATTGAGGTTGTTGCCGACGAAGCACTTTCAAGGTTTAAAACGGAACATCAAGGCGAATTGAAAAAACTTCTTGAAACCTCCACAAATCTTGACAACGAGGACATTGATGAGATGCTGACTTTGTCGATACCTGGTATTGATGAGGTGATGAGCTTTAAAACGATTATTGATTTTATTGAGGAAGGACAATACGATAAATATGTTGTAGATACAGCGCCAACCGGTCACGCCATGCGACTGATCTCATCGCCGAAACTGCTGGATGAATGGATAAAGGTGGCAGTCAGAATGAGATGGAAATACCGCTATATGATCACCAGTTTTTCGGGGTCCTATCAACTGGATGAGGTCGATAGTCTTTTACTGAGCTTGAAAAAAACGGTAAAAAGAATCGAAAACCTGTTGCGTGATAAAACCAAATGTGAATTTATCCCGGTATGTATCCCCGAAGCGATGGCCATTATGGAAACCGGCCGGTTGCTATCAGACTTACGCAAATCTGAAATAATTGCACGGCAGATCATCGTGAACAATGTGATGGTTTCGGAGGAGTGTGGTTTTTGTAAACGAAGAAAAGCTGGCCAATTGAAATATATTCAACAGATAAGTGAAATTTTTAACTATTTGAACAAGGTTGAAGTACCGGTGTTTGCTGAAGAGATCAAAGGGCTGAAAGCATTGAATCAGTTGAGGATGTATCTTTTTGGTGATAAACCCATCAATCCATAAACCATGACCATAATCAAAGACGAAATAGTATTGCGTGTAAAAGAAGCCCCGGTAAGGGATGTGGGAAGGGCTATTGCCAGGATCGATCCAAAAGATATGAAGTTGATCGGCCTGGAAAGTGGCGACGTGATCGTTATTGAAGGCAAACGTGCCACACCTGTCAAAATCATGCCATGTTATCCCGAAGACAGGAATAAGAGTATTATTCAGATTGACGGGATTACCAGGGAAAATGCACAGGCTGGCATCGATGAAAAGGTGAAGATCGTTAAAACCACCTGCCGGCAGGCTGCAAAAATAAAACTCAAGCCCGATACAAAATCCGGTTCTTTGTTCAAGGCCGATGACGCCAAATACATTGGTTCGCTCATCAATGGCCTCCCGGTGACAAAAGGAGATAAAGTGAGGGCCACCCTGTTTGGTTCCCGGTCGGTGGATTATACGATAACCGGCACCAATCCGGAAGGCGTGGTGCTGATACACCCCAATACCGCGTTTCAACTTGAATTGGCAAAGCAGGAGGGGGAAAGCAAAAGAAAGGTTTCCTACGAAGATATCGGTGGACTTGGTAATCAAGTTCAACGAATCAGGGAGATGATTGAGCTCCCATTAAAGTATCCCGAAATTTTCGAACGACTTGGTGTTCAGGCTCCCAAAGGCGTATTTCTGTATGGCCCTCCGGGAACCGGGAAAACGCTCATCGTTAGAGCGGTGGCTCATGAAACGGATGCCTATTTTATCAACATCTCCGGCCCAGAGATCATGGGGAAATTTTATGGGGAAAGCGAAGGCCGGATAAGGAAAATTTTTGAAGAGGCTCAGCAACATGCACCCGCCATCATTTTTATTGATGAAATAGATGCCATTGCGCCAAAGCGGGAAGATATGGGCGGCGAAAAACAGGTTGAAAAGCGTGTTGTAGCCCAACTATTATCGCTTATGGACGGATTGGAATCGAGGGGGAAGGTTATAGTAATTGGCGCAACAAATATTCCTAATTCCATTGATCCGGCATTGAGAAGGCCGGGACGTTTTGATCGCGAAATTTCTATCTCCATTCCTGATAAAAAAGGCAGGCTCGAAATTCTTCACATCCATACCAGGGGCATTCCCTTGTCGATGGATGTAGATATGGAAAAACTGGCGGAAATCACCCACGGTTTTGTGGGCGCCGATTTGGAAGCTTTAGCCAGGGAAGCCGCCATGACTGCTTTGCGGAAAATACTCCCGCAAATCGATTTCGAGATGGCCGAAATCCCTTACGAACTTTTGATGTCGCTCGAAGTGACCATGGATAACTTTCTTGACGCGATGAAAGAGGTGGAGCCTTCGGCCATCAGGGAAGTATTTGTGGAGGTGCCCGATGTGAAATGGGATGATGTCGGCGGCCTTGATGAAATAAAAGAGGCTTTAAAGGAAACGGTGGAATGGCCATTGAAATATGCCGACCTGTTCAAAAAAGCCGATACCAAACCACCCAAGGGAATTATCCTTCACGGGAAACCCGGCACAGGCAAAACATACCTGGCAAAAGCGCTGGCAAGCGAAAGCGGCGTCAATTTTATCTCTGTAAAAGGTCCCCAGATTTTGAGCCGCTATATCGGGGAGTCGGAAAAAGGGGTGAGGGAACTCTTCAGAATGGCAAAACAGGCATCGCCTTGCATCTTGTTCCTGGATGAAATTGACAGCCTTACCCCCAGGCGAAATAATGACAGCTCAGGTTCCGGGGTGATCGAGCGGGTGATCGGCCAGTTCCTTACCGAAATGGATGGCATTGAAGACATGAAAGGCGTTATTGTGCTGGCTGCAACCAACAGGATCGATTTAATTGACCCGGCTTTGTTAAGAAGCGGCAGGTTCGATCTGATATTCGAATTGCCACTTCCCGATTTACTAACCAGAGAGAAAATATTCGACATCCATACCCGGAATAAACCCCTTGGTAAAAAAGTAAACCTGAATAAACTGGCGCTGAAAACCGACACCCTGACAGGGTCCGATATCGAATTTATTTGCCGGAAAGCCGCTATGCTTGCCATTCGTCAATTGATTGATAAAAACCGTGAGAAGCCGTCTGAAATTTTCGGTGACATCAGCATCCTTGAAAATCACTTTGAAGAAGCCATACAATTGGTGTTAAAACAAAACGCAACTAAAAAATAAATTCAGATCGCATGGCAACAAAAGGGATATATATTTACGGGATTGTGCCGAACTTTTACAGTACGGATATGTTTAGATCATTGGAGAATTCAGGGGTTTATGCCATCACTTTTCAAAACATATCTGCCATTGTTTCCGACAGGAATAGTACACACCTCGATTATTTAGACAGGGAATCCCTGGGATATTTGCTGGTTCATCATCAGAAAACGATTGAAGATCTCATGGGGAAAGGATTCGCCATGCTTATCCCTATGCGGCTCGGCACGATTGTAAGCTCAAAGGAAGAGGTTTTTAAAATACTTGCAAACGGCTATGATTTAATTATCGATACCCTGAAGAAAATCGAACACCTGACAGAAATTGACCTTGCAGTGACCTGGGCAGATTTTCCTGGTACCCTCAAAGAGATCGCTGGCCATCCAGACATCATAGCCATAAAAGATGACATTCTGAAAAAAGCGGACACGCTGTTAAAAATTGACCAGGTGAAAGTGGGGATGCTGGTTCAGGCAAAATTAAAAGAAAAAAACACAAAGGTTGAATTGAATATTCTGGATTCTTTGTCACCAATCAGTCTCGATATAAAAACCCATGAGGTGATGAACGACGAGATGGTTACCAATTCCGCGTTTCTCATTAACAGGAATAATAAAGAAAAATTTGAACAGGTAATGGATCAGCTTGATGAAGAATACAAGGGGTTGTTGAACTTCAAATTGGTAGGGCCTCTGCCGTGTTATAGTTTTTATACTATTGAAGTAAAAGACCTGAATTCTGAACAGGTGGAACAGGCCAGAAAAGAGCTTGGACTGAGAGAAGAAACATCGGAATCTGAAATAAAAAAAGCATACCTGGAAAAAGCAAAATTATTTCATCCCGATGCACATCCGGACAATGGCGACGAAGAAAACTTCAACAGGATCAATAAAGCCTATAATACATTGCTTGATTATTCAGTGTCGGCAAGGCAATCTTCGAAAGATGATTTAATATCTCTGGCAAAAGAAAAAGTGATTGAAAATTTGATTCTGGTAAAAATAAAGGAATAATATGCAGCGCGACGGAAAGTACATTTATTGCATCATTGCATCGGATTACGACATCAATCTAGGGTCGATAGGGGTAGGCGGACGCGGCGATCTGGTCTTCACCATCGGTTTCGATGGCTTGTGCATGGTGGTGAGCGACCATCCGCTCAGCAGGTTCGTTGTCAATCCCGAAAACATGCTGGCGCACCAAAAGGTAATTGAAGAGGTGATGAAGGAATTCAGAAGCGTACTTCCCATCAGGTTTGGCATCATCGCGGCAACCCCCGATGAAATAAGGAACCTGCTGAACCGCAGATACAGCGAGTTTATGGAATTGCTCAAACAGTTCGAAAATAAAGTGGAGCTCAATGTAAGGGGAACCTGGAAAAATATGGGAATGATTTACAAGGAGATCGACAAGGAACATGTTGAACTTCAAAAAATCAGGGCCGAAATCGAAAAACTGCATGACCAGGAAAAAAGAAACCTGAAAATTGCTGAAGCCGGAAAATTGGTCGAACATGCACTGGTTGAAAAGAAAGAGGATGAGGCGGGAAAGATTATCGATGCTTTCCGCAAATCGGTGTTCGAGTTTAAACACAATAAAAAAAACAACGACGCCATGTTTATGAATACAGCATTTCTGGTGAACAGCGGGAGGGAGGTGGAATTCGATAACATCATGGCCGACCTTGGCACCAGATACCAGGATCGGAGCGACTTTGTTTATACCGCTCCATTGCCGATCTTTAATTTCATCGACCTGAAAATTTTTCCTGAAAAATGGGAATTATAAAACCAATAGACTGAAAGACATTTATGAACAGCGAACTGGAAATACCGAAAGAAGGAAAATACATTTATGGGATCATTAGGCATGCCGGCCCGTTAGACTATGGCCCTATCGGAATCGGAAAACGGGCAGACAGGGTTTATGGTATCAATTTTAAAGATATCAGCGC
This window contains:
- a CDS encoding ArsA family ATPase, whose product is MALAGLENNDLKLIIFGGKGGVGKTSCAIATALALSENFKTLLISTDPAHSVSDCLEQQIGFKVQEVAGHKNLAAIEVVADEALSRFKTEHQGELKKLLETSTNLDNEDIDEMLTLSIPGIDEVMSFKTIIDFIEEGQYDKYVVDTAPTGHAMRLISSPKLLDEWIKVAVRMRWKYRYMITSFSGSYQLDEVDSLLLSLKKTVKRIENLLRDKTKCEFIPVCIPEAMAIMETGRLLSDLRKSEIIARQIIVNNVMVSEECGFCKRRKAGQLKYIQQISEIFNYLNKVEVPVFAEEIKGLKALNQLRMYLFGDKPINP
- a CDS encoding CDC48 family AAA ATPase → MTIIKDEIVLRVKEAPVRDVGRAIARIDPKDMKLIGLESGDVIVIEGKRATPVKIMPCYPEDRNKSIIQIDGITRENAQAGIDEKVKIVKTTCRQAAKIKLKPDTKSGSLFKADDAKYIGSLINGLPVTKGDKVRATLFGSRSVDYTITGTNPEGVVLIHPNTAFQLELAKQEGESKRKVSYEDIGGLGNQVQRIREMIELPLKYPEIFERLGVQAPKGVFLYGPPGTGKTLIVRAVAHETDAYFINISGPEIMGKFYGESEGRIRKIFEEAQQHAPAIIFIDEIDAIAPKREDMGGEKQVEKRVVAQLLSLMDGLESRGKVIVIGATNIPNSIDPALRRPGRFDREISISIPDKKGRLEILHIHTRGIPLSMDVDMEKLAEITHGFVGADLEALAREAAMTALRKILPQIDFEMAEIPYELLMSLEVTMDNFLDAMKEVEPSAIREVFVEVPDVKWDDVGGLDEIKEALKETVEWPLKYADLFKKADTKPPKGIILHGKPGTGKTYLAKALASESGVNFISVKGPQILSRYIGESEKGVRELFRMAKQASPCILFLDEIDSLTPRRNNDSSGSGVIERVIGQFLTEMDGIEDMKGVIVLAATNRIDLIDPALLRSGRFDLIFELPLPDLLTREKIFDIHTRNKPLGKKVNLNKLALKTDTLTGSDIEFICRKAAMLAIRQLIDKNREKPSEIFGDISILENHFEEAIQLVLKQNATKK
- a CDS encoding GvpL/GvpF family gas vesicle protein, coding for MATKGIYIYGIVPNFYSTDMFRSLENSGVYAITFQNISAIVSDRNSTHLDYLDRESLGYLLVHHQKTIEDLMGKGFAMLIPMRLGTIVSSKEEVFKILANGYDLIIDTLKKIEHLTEIDLAVTWADFPGTLKEIAGHPDIIAIKDDILKKADTLLKIDQVKVGMLVQAKLKEKNTKVELNILDSLSPISLDIKTHEVMNDEMVTNSAFLINRNNKEKFEQVMDQLDEEYKGLLNFKLVGPLPCYSFYTIEVKDLNSEQVEQARKELGLREETSESEIKKAYLEKAKLFHPDAHPDNGDEENFNRINKAYNTLLDYSVSARQSSKDDLISLAKEKVIENLILVKIKE
- a CDS encoding GvpL/GvpF family gas vesicle protein produces the protein MQRDGKYIYCIIASDYDINLGSIGVGGRGDLVFTIGFDGLCMVVSDHPLSRFVVNPENMLAHQKVIEEVMKEFRSVLPIRFGIIAATPDEIRNLLNRRYSEFMELLKQFENKVELNVRGTWKNMGMIYKEIDKEHVELQKIRAEIEKLHDQEKRNLKIAEAGKLVEHALVEKKEDEAGKIIDAFRKSVFEFKHNKKNNDAMFMNTAFLVNSGREVEFDNIMADLGTRYQDRSDFVYTAPLPIFNFIDLKIFPEKWEL